In a single window of the Sorangium aterium genome:
- a CDS encoding PP2C family protein-serine/threonine phosphatase encodes MRIQSFGRTDVGRHRRANEDAFFRDDELRLYIVADGMGGHAAGEVASAEAVETIYGMVKRGLPAIGDPNEPLTQPKARAVLRILEGAIQAATYMVFAIAELDRDKSGMGTTISAALIVGGALVTGQVGDSRIYQVRNGTAVQMTEDHTLIAWQIKNGLISVDEAKSSPHRNVITRAVGNRDYVEVDTSIVAVEEGDRYLLCSDGLHGYLHAEEEVASIASKGGDVAVDLFIDLANRRGGRDNITAVLVEVG; translated from the coding sequence CGTTCTTCCGGGACGATGAGCTCCGTCTCTACATCGTCGCGGACGGCATGGGCGGGCACGCGGCCGGCGAGGTCGCGAGCGCCGAGGCGGTCGAGACGATCTACGGCATGGTGAAGCGGGGCCTTCCTGCCATCGGCGATCCGAACGAGCCGCTGACGCAGCCCAAGGCGCGCGCCGTGCTGCGCATCCTCGAGGGCGCGATCCAGGCGGCGACGTACATGGTCTTCGCGATCGCCGAGCTCGATCGCGACAAGAGCGGCATGGGCACGACGATCAGCGCGGCGCTCATCGTCGGCGGCGCGCTCGTGACCGGCCAGGTGGGCGACAGCCGCATCTACCAGGTCCGCAACGGGACCGCGGTGCAGATGACCGAGGATCACACGCTGATCGCGTGGCAGATCAAGAACGGCCTCATCTCCGTCGACGAGGCCAAGAGCTCGCCTCACCGCAACGTGATCACGCGCGCGGTCGGCAACCGGGACTACGTCGAGGTCGACACCTCGATCGTCGCCGTGGAGGAGGGCGATCGATACCTGCTCTGCTCCGACGGGCTGCACGGGTATCTCCACGCCGAGGAGGAGGTCGCGAGCATCGCCTCGAAGGGCGGCGACGTGGCGGTCGACCTCTTCATCGACCTCGCGAATCGGCGCGGGGGGCGGGACAACATCACGGCGGTGCTGGTCGAGGTGGGCTGA